A single genomic interval of Malania oleifera isolate guangnan ecotype guangnan chromosome 13, ASM2987363v1, whole genome shotgun sequence harbors:
- the LOC131146790 gene encoding uncharacterized protein LOC131146790: MGCKVSPSTPPIPCKFLERTPKLRTRIVAFFSPSSSQSQQGEPVSTATPRSPIQLQPKTDVHSIVKFQSLGACKLGISMYPDFEYNAEGGTGIGTATDVSTDEISVCFDLKTLYIPPLTSATSRFLGVPLPPFLRVDIVPELFQGSIHQASGKVGLEFKAKFCFSVGSIYRAPPLLVETLLTSEESKGTMRSGRGKRLDEAGNCRLVGVAAVAPIDDLFMNTFLGLPTECLANLNAIISITDSS, encoded by the exons ATGGGTTGTAAAGTAAGCCCTTCAACCCCCCCAATTCCCTGCAAATTTCTTGAGAGGACACCAAAGCTTCGAACTAGAATTGTTGCATTCTTTTCCCCTTCTTCCAGCCAAAGCCAACAAGGGGAACCTGTTTCCACAGCAACACCCCGTAGTCCAATCCAGCTGCAACCAAAAACTGATGTCCACAGTATAGTTAAATTTCAGAGTCTGGGAGCTTGCAAGCTCGGCATTTCCATGTACCCAGATTTTGAATATAATGCAGAAGGTGGAACTGGAATTGGGACTGCAACAGACGTATCAACCGATGAAATTTCCGTATGTTTTGACCTGAAAACACTGTATATTCCACCGCTGACGAGTGCGACAAGCAGGTTTCTGGGAGTGCCATTGCCTCCATTCCTGAGGGTTGATATAGTTCCAGAGCTCTTTCAAGGCAGCATCCACCAAGCATCTGGCAAG GTTGGTCTTGAATTCAAGGCTAAGTTTTGTTTCTCCGTCGGGAGCATTTACAGAGCCCCTCCCTTGCTAGTGGAGACTCTGTTGACATCCGAGGAGTCAAAGGGAACAATGAGAAGCGGAAGAGGCAAGAGGCTGGATGAAGCAGGGAACTGCAGGCTAGTTGGGGTAGCCGCTGTTGCCCCCATTGATGATTTATTCATGAACACCTTCCTTGGCCTTCCTACTGAGTGCCTCGCAAACCTGAATGCTATAATCTCCATTACTGATTCCTCTTGA